The genomic interval TTGCTTATTTTGGTTTGCATGAAGGGATCAATAAATATGTAAAGGAACTGCAGGGTCGGAAACTTTTACGGCGCGCAGATAAGATTTCTGACGAGGAAATGAGTGAGATGTTAAATATCTCACCTCGTTTCGAAAAATTGGTCATAAAAGATGCGAAACTTCGCACATTTATCACGCAGGATGCCGATCGGCAAGATATGGTCGCGCATGTCTATGATACAACCTATGAGGTCGTTAAGCCAAATGAAGACACGATTGTAGCAATTGATGACTCGATTGTTCGCGGTACCACGCTAAAGCAGAGTATATTGAAGATTCTTGATCGTTTGTCGCCAAAAAAAATCATCATTGTTTCTTCCGCCCCACAGATCAGATATCCCGATTGCTATGGGATTGACATGTCAAAAATGGGCGAGTTTGTGGCATTTGAAGCGGCTATCTCATTGTTAAGACAGCGAGGTATGGCGAATATAATTGAAGAGGTTTATCATAAGTGCATACTCTCCCTAAATCAAGAAAAAGAAAAAGTGGTCAATCATGTGAAGGAGATTTATGATCCTTTTACTTACGATGAGATTTCTGAAGAGATAGCCCGTATCATTACGCCTCACGATATTAATGCTAAAGTTGAGGTTATTTATCAGACGCTGGATAATTTGCATTTAGCATGTCCTGACCATAAAGGGGATTGGTATTTTTCTGGAGAGTACCCAACCCCTGGAGGTAATAAAGTTGTGAACAGAGCTTTTATGAATTGGGTAGAAGGGAAGAAAACACGGGCGTATTTTTCAGCTTAGTTTTTACTTTTGGACGTTATTAAGAATGGCTAAACCAAGTTTTGATGAAATTTTTATGAACCTTGCGGAGGAGCTTTCGAAAAGGTCACATTGCATCAGAGCGCAGGTTGGAGCAGTACTTTCTAAAGACACTCGTATTATATCTATAGGCTATAATGGTCCCCCGTCGGGAACGCATAACTGTGATGAAGAGTGGCCGGGCGAAGGCTGCGCGAGAGATAGCAAGGGGAGTTGTTCTTTGGCATTACACGCGGAGCAAAATGCT from Pedobacter indicus carries:
- a CDS encoding deoxycytidylate deaminase, with amino-acid sequence MAKPSFDEIFMNLAEELSKRSHCIRAQVGAVLSKDTRIISIGYNGPPSGTHNCDEEWPGEGCARDSKGSCSLALHAEQNAILYAVKNGADLEGATLYTTLSPCLPCARFIFSAGIVHVFYRHSYAEYKGLIEDEGISFLERFGVKTSRI